A genomic window from Sulfurimonas paralvinellae includes:
- the trpS gene encoding tryptophan--tRNA ligase produces the protein MRVLTGIQPSGDLHIGNYFGSIKQMVDAQKENDTFAFIANYHAMTSVSDGKRLAELTMQSATDFLALGIDPKVATFWVQSDVKEVLELYWALSSFTPMGLLERAHSYKDKTAKGIAANHSLFSYPVLMAADILLYSPDIIPVGKDQIQHVEIARDIAIKFNNEYGDIFKLPTFKIEENVATVPGIDGQKMSKSYNNTVNIFGEEKKQLKTIKKIVTENVPMEAPKEYESCNVYNMAKLFLNENECKELQERYKRGGEGHGHFKLYLHDVIWEYFKPYREKRAYYQEHQDEVRDILDLGATKAKEIALPMIEKIRTVTGIRY, from the coding sequence ATGAGAGTTTTAACAGGTATTCAGCCTTCAGGTGATTTACACATTGGAAACTATTTCGGCTCGATCAAACAGATGGTAGACGCACAAAAAGAGAATGACACTTTTGCTTTTATAGCCAACTATCATGCTATGACGAGTGTAAGTGACGGTAAAAGACTGGCAGAACTGACCATGCAGAGCGCTACAGACTTTCTGGCACTTGGAATAGATCCTAAGGTAGCGACTTTCTGGGTACAGTCTGATGTAAAAGAGGTACTTGAACTTTACTGGGCGCTCTCTTCTTTTACACCTATGGGGCTGCTTGAACGTGCACACAGCTACAAAGATAAAACAGCCAAAGGAATCGCAGCAAACCATTCACTCTTTTCCTACCCTGTTTTAATGGCGGCAGATATTTTACTCTACTCTCCAGATATTATTCCCGTTGGAAAAGATCAGATTCAACATGTCGAAATTGCCCGTGACATCGCTATCAAATTCAACAATGAATATGGCGACATCTTTAAACTGCCAACGTTTAAAATAGAAGAAAATGTAGCAACCGTTCCCGGCATTGACGGTCAAAAGATGTCAAAAAGTTACAACAACACCGTCAATATCTTCGGTGAAGAGAAAAAACAGCTCAAGACCATCAAAAAGATCGTGACTGAAAATGTGCCTATGGAAGCGCCAAAAGAGTATGAGAGTTGTAATGTATACAATATGGCAAAACTCTTTTTAAACGAAAATGAGTGTAAAGAGCTGCAAGAACGTTATAAACGCGGCGGCGAAGGTCATGGACACTTCAAACTCTATCTGCATGATGTTATTTGGGAGTATTTCAAACCGTATCGTGAAAAAAGAGCTTATTATCAAGAACACCAAGATGAGGTTCGCGATATCCTTGATCTGGGAGCAACAAAAGCAAAAGAGATTGCCCTTCCAATGATAGAAAAGATAAGAACCGTAACGGGTATTCGATATTAA
- the hpf gene encoding ribosome hibernation-promoting factor, HPF/YfiA family yields the protein MNLQIRAKDLKLSDMTKAHIEHAVEEFKKYSLDITSIRCNLVAQKKGVLVEFEIHVAHTEPIVISQEDDVLDAAIDLAIDRAEKALRRLHDKVTDHQAVPLKELEPADA from the coding sequence ATGAATTTACAAATTCGTGCAAAAGATTTAAAATTAAGTGATATGACAAAAGCTCATATTGAACATGCCGTAGAAGAATTTAAAAAATATTCACTTGATATAACAAGTATTCGTTGTAACTTAGTTGCTCAGAAAAAAGGTGTTTTGGTAGAGTTCGAGATTCATGTAGCTCATACAGAGCCTATAGTTATTTCACAAGAGGATGATGTCCTCGATGCTGCAATTGACCTTGCAATAGACAGAGCAGAAAAAGCACTACGTCGTCTTCATGACAAAGTAACAGACCATCAGGCAGTGCCGTTAAAAGAATTAGAGCCAGCAGATGCGTAA
- the hemJ gene encoding protoporphyrinogen oxidase HemJ, with amino-acid sequence MLYNWILWFHVISFISWFAVLFYLPRLYVYHAEHSDNKGFIEVVKIQEMKLYKYIGVPSMWATIISGAVLIYLGDWMKAPWLHAKLLFLAFLIAYFYSLGVLRIKLLNDNCTKSGKFFRMYNEVPTILMLLIVAMVVFKPFS; translated from the coding sequence ATGCTGTATAATTGGATACTTTGGTTTCATGTTATCTCATTCATCTCATGGTTTGCGGTACTTTTTTATCTGCCGCGTCTCTATGTTTACCATGCAGAACACAGTGACAATAAAGGCTTTATCGAGGTTGTGAAAATACAGGAGATGAAGCTTTATAAATATATTGGAGTGCCTTCAATGTGGGCAACCATTATAAGCGGTGCAGTTTTGATCTATCTTGGTGACTGGATGAAAGCACCATGGCTGCATGCAAAACTGCTCTTTCTTGCATTTCTTATAGCGTATTTTTATTCACTGGGAGTTTTGCGTATCAAACTGCTTAATGACAACTGTACAAAAAGTGGAAAATTCTTTAGAATGTATAATGAAGTGCCTACGATTTTAATGCTTCTCATCGTAGCAATGGTGGTTTTTAAACCTTTTAGCTAA